A window from Triticum aestivum cultivar Chinese Spring chromosome 6D, IWGSC CS RefSeq v2.1, whole genome shotgun sequence encodes these proteins:
- the LOC123145107 gene encoding protein TRANSPARENT TESTA GLABRA 1, translating into MDQPKPTPSAAASPAGADAAPNPYAFTCELPHSIYALAFSPSAPVLAAGSFLEDLHNRVSLLCFDSVHPTAASFRAVPSLSFDHPYPPTKLQFNPRAASTPLLASSSDALRLWHAPLDDLSASAPAPELRSVLDNRKASASDFCAPLTSFDWNEIEPRRIGTASIDTTCTVWDIERGVVETQLIAHDKAVHDIAWGEAGVFASVSADGSVRVFDLRDKEHSTIVYESPRPDTPLLRLAWNRYDLRYMAALLMDSNAVVVLDIRAPGVPVAELHRHGGCVNAVAWAPQAARHLCSAGDDGQALIWELPEAPAAVPPEGIDPVLVYDAGAEINQLQWVAGHPDWMGISIENKVQLLRV; encoded by the coding sequence ATGGACCAGCCGAAGCCGACGCCGTCGGCGGCCGCCTCGCCGGCGGGGGCGGACGCGGCGCCCAACCCCTACGCCTTCACGTGCGAGCTCCCCCACTCGATCTACGCGCTGGCCTTCTCCCCCTCCGCGCCCGTCCTCGCCGCCGGGAGCTTCCTCGAGGACCTCCACAACCgcgtctccctcctctgcttcgACTCCGTCCACCCCACCGCCGCCTCCTTCCGCGCCGTCCCCTCCCTCTCCTTCGACCACCCCTACCCGCCCACCAAGCTCCAGTTCAACCCGCGCGCTGCCTCCACGCCCCtcctcgcctcctcctccgacgcccTCCGCCTCTGGCACGCCCCCCTCGACGACCTCTCcgcctccgcccccgcccccgagctccgctccgTCCTCGACAACCGCAAGGCCTCCGCCTCCGACTTCTGCGCGCCCCTCACCTCCTTCGACTGGAACGAGATCGAGCCCCGCCGCATCGGGACCGCCTCCATCGACACCACCTGCACCGTCTGGGACATCGAGCGCGGCGTCGTCGAGACGCAGCTCATCGCGCACGACAAGGCCGTGCACGACATCGCCTGGGGGGAGGCCGGCGTCTTCGCCTCCGTCTCCGCCGATGGCTCCGTCCGCGTCTTTGATCTCCGGGACAAGGAGCACTCCACCATCGTCTACGAGAGCCCCCGCCCGGACACGCCGCTCCTCAGGCTTGCCTGGAACCGCTATGACCTACGGTACATGGCCGCCCTGCTCATGGACAGCAACGCCGTCGTTGTGCTCGACATACGCGCACCCGGGGTGCCTGTGGCCGAGCTACATCGGCATGGGGGATGCGTCAACGCTGTTGCGTGGGCACCGCAGGCTGCAAGACACCTCTGCTCCGCAGGGGACGACGGGCAGGCGCTCATCTGGGAGCTGCCTGAGGCACCGGCAGCAGTGCCTCCCGAAGGGATTGATCCAGTTCTTGTTTATGATGCGGGTGCCGAGATAAACCAGCTGCAGTGGGTGGCCGGACACCCGGACTGGATGGGCATTTCCATTGAGAACAAGGTCCAGCTTCTCCGGGTCTGA